The stretch of DNA CATTTCATTGCATTTTCGTGCAGCAACAGTAGCGAGAATATCGCCTGCCTTTTTACCGAGCAAACTCgtgctttaatatttttctaacggtgcaatataataatcgtATTGTTGCATCGAATACGGTTAAATGAGGACGCATAGTACGGTGCCAGTAATTAGTAAACGTTCACGTTATTTCGCGATCGATGACTCCGTTGTGCGTGTTAACGTTGTACACAAATACTGCACTGCCGACGTATAATttactttgataaaaatagttatGTAATGGTGGTGTGCATGTCAAACATAAGAAAATGTTCTGATAAAACATCAACGGTTATGGCACACGGTTTTTCTTTAGGTAGGCGATTCGTCAGTCTTAGATGCGAGGTTAAGTCCATACTGCCTCGTTGTTTTTTGTATCTAGCtttcttataattaatcgGTAAGAACATTACTTTGCGACAagtaatttctctttttaattatttatttgactcatctattttatacattgtattgaagtaatatttatattataacaattttagtaGGTTATTATGTCaacttgtacatttttttgtgcaggataaatatatttcaacaacACTAATATGTCGTTAAAAAACGTTGTCGAGTGGACACCTGCTGATGTAATGGAATGGCTTatgaaaaatgatttcgaTGAATGTGCAACTCTATTTTACAATCATGAAGTTGATGGGAAAGTACTTCTGACACTGAAGGAAGAAGATTTAAAATCTGATATCTTGAAGATAAGAAAGATTggcgttataaaaaaattatatcttgctATTAAGCAGTTGCAAAGGGATAACATTGCTGCTTTATTCGACTTGGGATATGTGGATTTATTTCCATCACCAAATTTTTATACTCATCAGAATAAGCATGAAGTAAATACATGATTcttaaaaagaaatctgcaAGTTTTAGTCGaatgtggaaatattatattttgtaattattttcagatgcCCAGTACAGGTACAGGtacaaataatgaaacatCCACAGAGCATGAATTTTATTCAGCTTCTGTGTCCGAAGATGGACATGCTTCTCATTTACCACCTGAAATTTGGAAGACGTTCATTAGTTTGGGATATTTGTTTATCGTCACATGGATTACTGCCTTTGTAATGGTCATTGTTCACGATCGAGTACCTGATATGAAAAAGTATCCTCCTTTGCCAgacatatttttagataatgtACCCCATATTCCATGGGCATTTGATATGTGTGAAGTTACTGGAACTCTGCTTTTTGCGATATGGCTTGCTGTGCTTATATTTCACAAGTATAGGTAATTAAAcctactttaaaaaatataagggAAAGGATATAATTCATtgatgtgaaaataattttttaaatatacaacagATTTATTTTGCTACGGAGATTTTTTGCACTGTCGGGTACAGTCTTCCTACTGAGATGCGTAACCATGCTCATCACTTCTTTATCAGTACCAGGTGCACATCTGCAATGTCAGCCACGAAAAGTTCCAGATGAAGACTGGTCCAGGtgagatattaattacattgtaatatttttccgtctaaaagtgcaaatattacatattaaattctcATTTTAGTTCTGCATATGTCgagttgtataataaaatagcgaTGGCTTATGTTATTTGGCGGGGAGCCGGCATGTCTATTCAAGGTGTCAGAACTTGTGGGGATTATATGTTTAGTGGGCATACAGTGGCATTAACTAtgctaaattttttcattacggagtgtaagtaaatatttattatttcactttaaaacagctgattttaatatttacaaattatgagATTCTTCTTTTCATTACAGATACTCCGagacatttgtattttttgcataCTTTTACATGGATGCTCAACATGTTTGGTATCTTCTTCATCTTGGCGGCACATGAGCATTATTCTATCGATGTTTTTGTagcgttttatataacttctcgattatttctttattatcatACGCTGGCGAATAATCAAGCCTTGATGCAGCGCGATTCGATTAGAACCAGGATTTGGTTTCCACTATTCAGTTTTTTCGAGTCGTCTGTCGATGGTATTGTTCCTAATGAGTTCGAATCGCCGTCCTTAATAGTTTGCAATTTGGTAGATACAGGAAGAAACGTCTGGCACTGTGTACGGTCTTGTGTTCATCTTCGAAAAACGCAGCGCAATGTGAATGGCAATTTAAACAGCTCAAAAAAAGAACACTAACATtgaattaatacatattttatttattttttttatttttgtacttttaagATGAATATGCAGTGTACAAACTCCACTAATTTTAATAGCGAACAGAAAAGAAACAGCGACAAATCTTTAAGATGGATTCAACCTGAATTCTAAGCCTGAAAATccgaatttaaaaatataatgtagaGAACACAACACTGCGTATTCATCTTTTAAGAATATCGACTGTTTGTTTGACAAATCTGTTTATACgtggaaataatatttactaaaatattaattctaaatatttatttttgcgataGAAATATTGTGAGATTGAAGGagattatgataatttatatgattaattaaaattaaatctatgATTATAGTCGCGATTATGactataatttattcactAAGAAACTCTTCCAAAGAGCacaatgtgtaaaatatttattccacgTGCATCCTTCCAGCACGTCATATACATGAAggctgttttttttataattgtacatattgTTCATATAAGATTAACAATGTTTgcaattatgaatatttttgttttttgttctataatacaaaagaaatgttatatatCAAGGGCTCGTTATGCGTTGCGATGGCCTACCCAGATGCCAAATTTTGTCAGGAATGTTTACTAGGTTTTGATGATGATCAAGTGATATAATGGTATTTTAGAATTCCTGAGTTAGacatatctttaaaaatgtatcatatttttcttttgctgaCAATGGAGCACAACATTTATATAAGAGAAATACatgttgtaatatatatatcacgcattattgatatatatattgacaatatgtaaagttaataatttatagcacacatatatacaaatatggaATTACTAAAGAGGCTGAAGATACCATCTATTCTAATGTTAATTCCTATGTAAAACATCAGATATGGTTGCATAACTAGTCTCCACGACTGCATAGAGACTATCCATAAACAGTTAtagctttttaatatttcatccatatctattttttacttaagTAAATAGCTTAATCTTGTTACATATAACGTTAACGAGTGCTGATTATTGGTAACTTGTTGGTGGTGCCTGATTGTTAGTGCTTATTTGTATACTTCCGAAACTATGCAATGGCAATTCTCCCGCTAATATTGACCAATATAGCGACTGATTCGTCAGACAGTCGTATTTACTTGCGGATGATTGGAAAATAactcatatatgtacaataaaagacaattaatatttcagtaaaacgtatttttgttaattatcaaCATTCTACATTATATCtttcatcttttttaaatagagatttttaaaatatgtacaatatttcaataaaattttaatatgactttattattcaaaatacgtattatgataattattatatattgaattatttaattaaattattattatatttaattaaatatgtttgatTGCATTGGTCAAGTtgcattatgtaattatacatatttatctgaataaatctttattattttattcctgTAAAATCTCAAGCATTCGCAGACGATAACAggattgtaaattttttgaacaGTTTCAGAATGCAGAATCTTCCCTGCGCAATGCTGCTTAAAGAAGGTGTCTTTTCATGTTGACTCGACTTTAATTTCGGCGTTAAGCCGACTACACACATAAACTTCTGCAAGTCTACCGGAACGTGTGTACCGTATTTACGATAACTGTGACGCAAGTATATCGAAAGggacaattattattgtaaaataattgtttagtAGTTATTACCagttattgtaaaattcattaaattgttcaGTTATGTAAGCTTTATTTCGCCATCATGAAAAGGTACCTTTATTCGCTATTGCATTGCGCGTGCGACTTAACATCACTGTGCTGTGCACTGTGCACCAGACCAGAGCTCCATACACACGGACACGTGACGTCAGCGGGTGTCAGTTGTGTGCAGGGAAAACTGGCAGCTCTGCTGAGATGCACTGAATACTCATTGACTGAACATGGAGAAGTGTTTATAATCGTAACGTGTTAGTATTGTAAATAGATTATTTCACGCGtgagtatatttatttgttgataaAATGGCATTTACGTTCGGAACGTCAACTATCACCTCTACCACCACTGGTTTTGGATTTGGAACGCAAAAGTAAATAGTCTCGAACACTTAACTAACCTTCAAAGATTGTCAAGAAAATCAAAGATTATCGCggttttaattgtttataaaattgttttgaaaatgaagatgaagtatatatattttattgtcgaATATATTCACAAATATCAAAAGTTAATCGTAAaagttgatttaaaattattttttgtggtGGAAAGAACTTGCTTAATtataaagtgtttttttttcttttttttgttaagatCAATAACAAGCTTCGGTTTGGGCAACCCATCGTTCAGTACCACAGCCACAACATCTAGCCCGTTAGCGTTTGGCACTATGTCCACTCCGACGACATCCGTAGGTCTTAATTTTGGATTTGGTACTCCAACGACCGCCGCCCAACTGCAAAGCAGTGGTCTGCTTCTAGGATCTAATACAGCTACTACGATGACCACCGCTCCTAGTTTATTTCCTGCTCCTACCACGGCTGCGCCTTTATTTACTGGACTTAGTTTTGGCACACCAACTACAACGACCATGTTAACATTTGGTGCAACATCTAATACACCAGCAACAGGAAGTTTAACTTTTGGCTCAGCTACTACTAAtagtatgtatattttacaactgttctaaaagaaattttattgtatggtaataaaacgatttattcaCAGCCTCCTTATTTGGATCTGCACCTGGAAGCACTTTATTGGGTGCTAAACCAATAACTGCTGcaactactactactactgtaCATAAAGGGCTTGGTGGCTTAGATGTTTCCGTTAATAATAAGGGCCTTTCTCAAGGAAATAGTAGTTCAACAGCTGCCAAAGAGAATCTATTGCCAAATGAACTTATGCAAACCATAGATAAATTCAAGTAATTATCTCGATAAATGCATATACAAGGAGATGATCCAGtactgatatatatattttgcagggattttgtaaaaatacagaaaGGCCTATCTTCAGATATCGCGAGAGGTTCGTCGAGACCATTAAATCGTTGTGCAGAGGATACGGCATCATTAATGGAAATGTTATCAACCTTATCTGGCTCAGTGCAACGGGATCGTTCGTCAGCGGATAAACTGAAACAGGATACAGCAAGAGCGTTGCAAAGTGCAGAAATAGCTCAAAGAACTCACGATACTCCACCGGGTTTGCAGTATGAAAATAATGCGCCCCTTCAGTTCTTCATGGAACTAGTCGAGAGCTTTGAACACGATTTGATGTTGTTCAGATCACAAATCGAGACAACAGAGAAGCATATACAAGCCATGATGGCACCGAGAACACTAACACCACAgggtatattaatttttctgtgaagaaaattcatttaaattagtCAACTTGTTAATCGTGTGTTGCTTTATTAGAATTGACGATGGCCATGAGTAAGCTTCATGAGTCTCTGGTTGCGGTTGCCGGTCGATTACAAAGTGTGCATGCCAAGGTGCAGCAGCAGAAGGAGCAGTATCTCAATTTCAGGAAATATGTGTTGAAAGATAACACCAATGTTTTTGACAGTATCAAGGCGAGCAGTAAATCTAGTCGAAGCAACATCGGAAGGATCACTAGTGGTCCGACGCCTTTTGAACCAGGTAAACATTACGGGCGTTTCAACATAACTAGGATAATGTAGCACATTAGTAACGTACTACGCTAATAATGTACATTACTAATGTAGTGACGTATCATCTTGAAAAACAAGATCAATGCTTACAGGAAATAAAAGCTTTTTGTCGTCGACGACGTTAAACTCGAATCGGCCGACAACTTACGAAACACGAAATCCTTTAGGTAAATAGGCCTTGTTGACtatcttgtaattttaatatatatcctctgctaaaagtaaaagattcctttaaaaaaaaaaaaaaaaaaaaaaaaaaaattaaaaatgacttTAACCGCCTCCCTAAAGATCTCCTACCTTCAGGTCTTGCGTGGATATAGTTCTAAGGTAGAACTCACTAACATATAACGCCGTTCATTACTAAATAGAATTAACGTGTGTTCTCATAATTGGCCTGTccacttctttctttttttctcttatttgaaacaaatatccgttgattttaatttgtacGATTTTGACTTTGATTTTGCCTTTCCAGGGAAAAAGTAAGGGCTATAGTTTAATTATTGAGGTATtcaacttttatttcaatttctctttGTATCGTCGGTCATGGAAAAAGGGGTAACGCGCTTCTTTgcctatatataaatttcctaCGAAGTAATCAATTCATTTTCATGTATATAGATGATtacattgatattattaatcttttgtgTGCTATATTTTGCATTGAGATGCTACAAAAAAAACTTCGAAATTGTGCTTTCTTGACAGACGATAGCgccttttaaaaaatatatacacatgctTTGCTTTCGGCTTTGCCAATGTTATGCGATAATGCTTGCAAATGTAGATACTGATcaggaaatttcatggaattcaAACGAAATTTTGCAGAATGTTTAGAGACGTACATCTGCAACGTTTCAATCGGATTTCGAGACGGAAATTTCAGAATAttctcttgaaaaaaattacaccaAAATTTTTGCTGTACTAACaaatataacagaaataaTGCCACAACTTCGATTATTAatcagataataattaataagagtattaaaaaaatatggctAATTTGTTAaagtattatcattaaaaaaataaatatatcatctttAATAGTGAAAGATTACTCCACGGCTTTATAGCTATTATACATGTTTCATCTCTATATCGCTTccaattgaattaataataatggtgtaaatatattgttacagTTTGGGAAAGTTCGACACCAGTACCATCTGCTACTAACATTGCTATAGGCTCATCTATGAAACCGCCGACCgcaagtttaaattttaacgcaCCGATTAATCTGACCGCACCGTTGCCAGTAAATGGGGCCACTCCAAACTTTCAACTTCAAAAGCCTCCCGTTGGTAATAAACGAGGAAAGCATTGATCACTTATCGCATATATTACGATTCttgtgatttttataaatgttttgttaTCTACAAGTTCGATACACGTTGTAAAGTCTCCACTTTACTAGATTGTTAGTGTTAATGACGATGTTGAGAGGTGTTTTTATATGTTCAAGATTCATCACGAAATCAATTGTGatactcttattttttttctttttactctaATATTGCTGGTATATACATGGTACAATTTTTAGTGGAATTTCTATTTTACGGATATTCTATTATCTTACATGAatcatagatatattttttcatattattaaatgcctaaaatttaattactttaaagtAATGGCATTGTCCtctataatacattaaaactttttttattaaaatttgtttaataattatgtatgttctgtattaatatgtatttatctcGTTTATTATGACAAAAACTTGCAATAATCAACAACAGCAGATTAtaagatgtaaatataacGAATTAACAACTTGGTCCCacttttgaatataaatagcgttttaataaaaagagtaaGATGAGACGGGAAAACAGTAATTACAACCTATACCTCTGTACCGACAAAAACGGTATTTAATCTAGAGACAATGTCGTTGAAAATgtgaagtataaaaatttccttatattttatataccttATCAGATAGCACCAACTTGCAGAATGGGAATGAGAAGTCTAAAGGCATCTTGAATATACGAATTCGCGTTAGCAGCCtgtgtaaaagaaataatttttcatattacgaTTATTGCATGCTACATTAGAATTATTCCATTAAGGACTCACCTCCAAGAAAATCGTTGTTATATTCGCGTTGATTCTATCCGATTTTTCCGCAGTCTCGGCAAGTTGATTTAACGTATTGCAGAATGAATTAGCTAATGAGCTGATCTGATCGGACAGAATATTAGTAAGTTGCACTAAAGCATCGGCTTCGTTCACTGTACTGCGTCGTTCCTTGACTAACAACAATTCTGCCGTCTTATGAAATGTTTCTACAGAAATTGCTGTAAACTGTGCCAATGTTGATATAGCGCTCTGGAAGATTTCTTGGTCTGTGTGCGTCGAAGATGATGCGAGATAACTTTCCGTTTCTGTCCAGACCTGAAAACAAATCgactattattttcaacataacAATAAGCATGGAATTCTATtattagtatatataaatattttcttacgtCGTTTAACTTTTCATAAGTGATATTGACACCAAGATCGTGACAAGCATTCTTTAATCTGTTCTTGAAGTTTCCATCACTTTTGTTTTCATCATCTTCATTGCCATCTAGCTCGCAAAGTTCTTTAATCTCCTCCAAAGTTTCTTGTACAGAAGTCAAATCGTTCGTATTCAATTCGATCAAGTGTTGCTGAATTTTCATATTGCTCTGTTTGGATAACATTTCCAGAGCTTCTAAATGAACGAGTCCCTGATAATCGTCGAAAAGACTCTCAAAATGAATTTTCCTCGATAATTCACGTTCCTCGAGTGATTTCTCTTCATTCTCAGCTTTTTCCTTCGCCTCTCGTAGAATTTGCGATAAAATCGGTTTGTTAGGATCGTTCATAAAGAAAGCTCGTTTCTTCTTTAATCCAGGATCACCGTCTTGTAATACCTCCATCGTTTTTTTCCCAATAGCTTCCAATGTGTCTAAACCGCCTGTCATAACTTTACTACCAGTGGACTCGACCAATTTTGTAATTGATGATACTCCTGACAATAAATTCCCGAATCCAAATGAACTATACGACTGACTTTCTTGTTCTTGAATTTTTGGTTTTGCATCTGTTAACAATACAAATcagcaaattttaaaaatatgcttaaaaagaaacaactgtttatttccatattaacatatcaatgaaaagtgagtaaagattattaataaataagttttgaaTTAGAAATACAAGTTAAATTGCTATTtgatagttaatatttattaattttaaatgccaATAGTCAAAAGATCATACATATCTGTCTAAaggacaataaaaatttgctttctAATTCAAGATCTATTTTTGTGCGCACTagtattatttgaatataatctTGAATGTAATGTTacatgaattaataaattatgcataccATTACAtatgaaaacattaaaataaaatttaatgtaccGTCAGGTTCATCCTGTTTTATTTCTGCTGGCTCTATGGAATCTTGCATGCCTCCTATTGTCCCTTCCAAAAGTGTAAGTCCTTGAGATACATGACTAGTCAGAGTAGAAACACTTGCAGTAgctgtattaataaaagaagttACGCCCCAATTTTCCCAGCTATTCCTCCACATTCCTAAAGAACTTTCTGGTTCTTTACTCGCCTCAGAAAGCGTCTCCAATACAGGCTGCAATTTCTCTTCCATCAACTCGTCAGGCAATTCAATATCTCCAAGTCCTTCCCAACCTTCTGGTTCAAAaacttctttaaattttttatctgattttaGCTCTTCCGGCATATCTATTTCTGACAAATCATTTGATTTAGATTGATTATCTGTTGATTGAGCTTTGAATTTTTCTTGAGATTTACATTCTGTATCCATCCTTGCAGATGTTTCATTTGAACATTTGGttaagcttttatttttttcttccactGTAGTTAGACTGGCTTTAGTATGAGGACCATCATCGAcatcttttgtaattttagttCCTAGTTTCTTTGCATCCAATTGACGAGTCACATTTGGTCGTTGCACTGTTCTAGAGGCATTTCCAGTCTTTTTTGCTTCTACTTTAGGCATGGCATTACTTGATTCTGTACTTTCACTCTTATCTACagatttaatatctttatccTTTGTTGATGCAACAGAGATTGATGATTTCTCTGACTTAATGCGAGAACACTTATCTTCTTTGTTGTCAGAAGTCTCTTCTGTACGCTCTGATTTAGTGGCACGTGTATCAGCTTCAACTTTgacattattatcaatattcttATCACTAATTGATGCCTCTTGACACATTGCCACAACTGGTGGCACATTTATCCGATAAGCTTGCGGTCTTCTATGCCAGTCTGAGCTCTTGCAAATCGCGTGTTGGACGTATTCGGTATCGTCGTCCGATTCGGAGTCCACTGTCGACGGTGGCACCCAGTAATTTCTCTGGGTATCTCGTTTGATGGGCGCGCTACGCCCCAGCTCTTCGTCTGCGCTTTCAAAATCGGGATCGCTCTCAGACGTTGCCATCTCTTATCAATGCTTATTCCTAAAAAAGACACAATTTTACGCACATCCAAGATTAAGATAAATTCGCACGGGATCACAAAGATACCTCGCTAATGAATCTAATGGTTACACCTCCTCGACAGCAAATTACGAACGAGTTTCAACATATGTTCCACATTCTATCATACacgtatgtgtatatatgatGTATGATGTGTATATGCGTGTGTTTACTTCATGCCAAAATACTGATGGTCACGTGGGTGACAAAGGTCATCAATAGGCACGTCAGATTCACATACGCCTTCGTGGCAGAGTATATTCAGACGAATTTGCATAGTACATAAGTATAGTGCACAAGCATATGCATAAAGAAACGGATTGatctattttcttattaattcacCCTTAGACCGGATCTACAATAGATGTAGTAAGCTTTAAGCCGTAAAAAATTGTCCGATCACAGACGAATGTATGAAGAATAATTGACTATGATTGGTCAATATGTTACGGTTTAAAGCTTACTACATCTATTGTAGATCCGGCCTTAGTGGACAGAAATGCGCATGCGGCTTTAGCTGCCTTCTCGTATATACAAAATGGACGCGAAAGGAGAACGGAATGCGTAGTCGTTGAAGgaatatcttgaaaaatgGAGCATGTTTTAAAGCACGGTATACTTTTTTCTCTGACTAATTGTAGAAGGGACAGCAAAGGCTTTATCCCCTTCAACAAACATTCttgtaatttatgaaacatagATGTCTAAAAGATATCCTAATTTTCATAGGTGCTGTTATGCCTCGGATACTCCAGCTCGAATAGTGCCAGCTCGGCAGTGGAGCCGAATTCCAAATATATTCGCTCAGGATAATTCCAAGCACAATTTCCGATCTCCGATTTGTATTATGCATTAGTCAAAAGTGTCGAAGTACGTCGCCCTTTCGACATATTCGactatttcaaataattctgCCATACTGTGTTCGTACAGTGGCGCCGTCGAGAGGCATAGCGGTAAATATGCGAAAGCGCAACATACCGTCCATTCTAGTACGGCGGTCAGAGACACACGAACTTACCGGCGGTCGGCGGTGGGAGGCAGAAGGCACGATGGGCAACGGCGAGCGCGACAAGGACAGTATCAAAATATGGTAAACCGCGCGGGACACGGGGAGAGCGATGATCGAGTGAGCAGTGTCTAGACAAAGATGGACGCCGTGAGTCGAACGGAGAAGACATAACATGGTCACGGTGAGGGAAACAGCGCATTCTTTCGCAGC from Linepithema humile isolate Giens D197 chromosome 2, Lhum_UNIL_v1.0, whole genome shotgun sequence encodes:
- the Nup58 gene encoding nucleoporin p58/p45 isoform X8, which produces MSTPTTSVGLNFGFGTPTTAAQLQSSGLLLGSNTATTMTTAPSLFPAPTTAAPLFTGLSFGTPTTTTMLTFGATSNTPATGSLTFGSATTNTSLFGSAPGSTLLGAKPITAATTTTTVHKGLGGLDVSVNNKGLSQGNSSSTAAKENLLPNELMQTIDKFKDFVKIQKGLSSDIARGSSRPLNRCAEDTASLMEMLSTLSGSVQRDRSSADKLKQDTARALQSAEIAQRTHDTPPGLQYENNAPLQFFMELVESFEHDLMLFRSQIETTEKHIQAMMAPRTLTPQELTMAMSKLHESLVAVAGRLQSVHAKVQQQKEQYLNFRKYVLKDNTNVFDSIKASSKSSRSNIGRITSGPTPFEPGNKSFLSSTTLNSNRPTTYETRNPLVWESSTPVPSATNIAIGSSMKPPTASLNFNAPINLTAPLPVNGATPNFQLQKPPVGNKRGKH
- the Nup58 gene encoding nuclear pore complex protein Nup58 isoform X9; protein product: MTTAPSLFPAPTTAAPLFTGLSFGTPTTTTMLTFGATSNTPATGSLTFGSATTNTSLFGSAPGSTLLGAKPITAATTTTTVHKGLGGLDVSVNNKGLSQGNSSSTAAKENLLPNELMQTIDKFKDFVKIQKGLSSDIARGSSRPLNRCAEDTASLMEMLSTLSGSVQRDRSSADKLKQDTARALQSAEIAQRTHDTPPGLQYENNAPLQFFMELVESFEHDLMLFRSQIETTEKHIQAMMAPRTLTPQELTMAMSKLHESLVAVAGRLQSVHAKVQQQKEQYLNFRKYVLKDNTNVFDSIKASSKSSRSNIGRITSGPTPFEPGNKSFLSSTTLNSNRPTTYETRNPLVWESSTPVPSATNIAIGSSMKPPTASLNFNAPINLTAPLPVNGATPNFQLQKPPVGNKRGKH